In Drosophila innubila isolate TH190305 chromosome 2R unlocalized genomic scaffold, UK_Dinn_1.0 1_C_2R, whole genome shotgun sequence, the following are encoded in one genomic region:
- the LOC117785099 gene encoding uncharacterized protein LOC117785099 isoform X1, translated as MRVRLLLTVFIVIPVSLSAAKCRAAPKSLQNVQVCCPLPLPNWGAYNSECGTSGVQPSVSTSKKIYLKTAITTCRLGCIFNVTSALQGKVLNPKKVRPMLERAYNIQDIIDAYDANFASCASLVHNKYQELTQISRQSDACDRHALFYSLCAYSKLMRNCPANAWQANNKQCRVARSYMKNCSWPALKMFMKST; from the exons atgAGGGTCAGATTGTTGCTCACAGTATTTATAGTTATTCCAGTTTCTCTTAGCGCAGCCAAGTGCAGAGCAGCTCCAAAATCCTTGCAG AACGTTCAGGTCTGTTGTCCTTTACCGCTGCCCAATTGGGGCGCCTATAACAGTGAGTGTGGCACGTCTGGCGTTCAACCGAGCGTAAGTACGAGTAAAAAGATATATCTTAAAACAGCTATAACTACA TGTCGCTTGGGTTGCATATTCAATGTCACATCGGCGTTGCAAGGCAAAGTCCTTAATCCCAAGAAGGTGCGACCCATGCTGGAACGAGCCTACAACATTCAGGATATCATCGATGCCTATGATGCCAACTTTGCCAGTTGTGCCTCCTTAGTGCACAACAAGTACCAGGAATTGACCCAAATAAGTCGTCAGAGCGATGCCTGCGATCGTCATGCGCTCTTCTATAGCCTTTGTGCTTACTCCAAGCTAATGCGAAATTGTCCTGCCAACGCCTGGCaggccaacaacaagcaaTGCCGCGTTGCGCGATCCTATATGAAAAACTGTTCCTGGCCAGCGCTAAAAATGTTCATGAAGAGCACATAG
- the LOC117785096 gene encoding general transcription factor IIH subunit 1 has product MTTSSEDVLLQMSGVRYKKGDGTLYVMNERLAWMAEHRDTVTVSHRYADIKTQKISPEGKPKVQLQVVLHDGNTSTFHFVNQQGQPAMLADRDKVKELLQQLLPNFKRKVDKDLEDKNRILVENPNLLQLYKDLVITKVLTSDEFWATHAKDHALKKMGKSQEIGVSGAFLADIKPQTDGCNGLKYNLTSDVIHCIFKTYPAVKRKHMENVPSKMPESEFWTKFFQSHYFHRDRLTAGTKDIFTECGKIDDQALKAAVQQGAGDPLLDLKKFEDVPLEEGFGSVAGDRNVVNSGNIVHQNMIKRFNQHSIMVLKTCANVNAPSTSTHNGTNMANGPLGQSTYTNGLNGKGTKHTSDIAVNDNDVSQAKKQRLIEKIHYEDLGDPMIDDDDDAPESSNKSKQFELSKVERYLNGPLQNHMYENHNDDLGLDDVQYKLVRNSESWLDRSAPRNVICSKAAVNALGELSPGGSLMRGFQEQSAGQLVPRDFQRDLRHLYLSLLELLKHFWNCFPPTTEELESKLQRMHETLQRFKMAKLVPFENRAMHELSPLRSSLTQHMNMLLRTANSKYATWKERKLRNNR; this is encoded by the exons atgactACAAGCAGCGAGGATGTTCTGTTGCAGATGAGCGGAGTGCGGTACAAGAAGGGCGATGGCACGCTGTACGTGATGAACGAGCGTCTGGCGTGGATGGCGGAGCACCGCGATACCGTAACCGTTTCCCATCGCTATGCGGACATAAAAA CACAGAAGATCTCGCCCGAAGGCAAGCCGAAAGTGCAGCTACAGGTGGTGTTGCATGACGGCAACACTTCGACGTTCCACTTTGTCAACCAACAGGGTCAGCCGGCCATGCTTGCCGACCGGGACAAGGTCAAggagctgctgcagcagctgttgcccaACTTTAAGCGCAAGGTGGACAAGGATCTGGAGGATAAGAATCGCATATTGGTGGAGAATCCCAATTTGTTGCAGCTCTACAAGGATTTGGTCATCACCAAAGTGCTGACCAGCGATGAGTTCTGGGCCACACATGCTAAAGATCATGCGCTCAAGAAGATGGGCAAGAGCCAGGAAATTG GTGTTTCTGGTGCCTTTTTGGCTGACATCAAACCTCAGACGGACGGCTGTAATGGCCTTAAATATAATCTTACCTCTGATGTCATACACTGCATTTTTAAAACGTATCCCGCCGTCAAACGTAAACATATGGAGAACGTGCCTTCCAAAATGCCGGAATCCGAGTTCTGGACCAAATTTTTCCAGTCGCACTATTTCCATCGAGATCGCCTCACTGCGGGTACGAAAGACATCTTTACCGAGTGCGGCAAAATCGATGATCAAGCTCTTAAAGCTGCCGTGCAGCAAGGAGCTGGTGATCCTTTACTGGATTTGAAAAAGTTCGAGGATGTGCCGCTGGAGGAAGGATTCGGCAGCGTAGCCGGTGATCGCAATGTGGTGAATAGCGGTAACATTGTGCACCAGAACATGATAAAGCGCTTCAATCAGCATTCCATCATGGTGTTGAAGACATGCGCCAATGTGAATGCACCGTCCACTTCAACGCACAACGGTACCAATATGGCTAATGGTCCACTTGGACAATCCACCTACACAAATGGCCTGAATGGCAAGGGAACTAAGCACACCAGCGATATCGCAGtaaatgataatgatgtgTCACAAGCCAAGAAGCAACGGCTCATTGAAAAGATACACTATGAAGATCTTGGCGATCCAATGattgacgacgacgacgatgccCCCGAATCCAGCAACAAATCTAAACAATTTGAGCTGTCCAAGGTGGAACGCTACCTCAATGGTCCGCTGCAGAATCACATGTACGAGAACCATAACGATGATCTCGGTTTGGACGATGTGCAGTACAAGCTGGTGCGTAACTCTGAGTCCTGGTTAGATCGCAGTGCTCCACGCAACGTAATATGCTCCAAGGCAGCTGTCAATGCATTGGGTGAACTAAGTCCGGGTGGTTCACTCATGCGTGGTTTTCAGGAGCAGTCGGCAGGAC AGCTGGTGCCACGCGACTTTCAGCGCGATTTGCGACATTTATATTTGTCACTGTTGGAATTGTTGAAGCACTTTTGGAACTGCTTTCCACCCACCACCGAAGAGTTGGAGTCAAAGCTGCAGCGCATGCACGAAACACTGCAGCGCTTCAAAATGGCCAAATTAGTGCCTTTCGAG AATCGTGCCATGCATGAGCTCTCGCCGCTCCGCTCATCGCTCACCCAACACATGAATATGCTGCTGCGCACTGCGAATTCCAAGTACGCCACCTGGAAGGAGCGCAAGTTGCGCAACAATAGATAA
- the LOC117785003 gene encoding uncharacterized protein LOC117785003, producing the protein MSALSFQLGNCYLAFMPSSTHGVFAALAVPLELPHRNVFVSYNFEANYNSPYNWSKPTLFQNGPIESEEVELSRKNNHAAKSTRKQQEEMKEQSEEQEQNDSGEEEQETMTTSMPNDRFKRERRELLSRSNIYHILMDKFQRSGFAGESCLLRLICEINAAELGEGNGVLGSLMHVIFSPSTSEPEQLPLRFYQAEHDGWQDHCHYYEHNCDKSLLQLISEPFEEIFRRIESNEMYS; encoded by the exons ATGTCGGCGCTTTCCTTTCAACTCGGTAACTGCTATTTGGCCTTTATGCCATCCAGCACACACGGC GTATTTGCTGCATTGGCTGTGCCTCTGGAGCTGCCACATCGCAACGTCTTCGTCTCCTACAACTTTGAGGCGAATTACAATTCACCCTACAACTGGAGCAAACCGACCTTATTT CAAAATGGTCCCATAGAATCTGAAGAGGTTGAGCTATCGCGTAAGAATAATCATGCAGCAAAATCTACTCGGAAGCAGCAGGAAGAGATGAAGGAACAGTCAGAAGAGCAGGAGCAAAATGACAGTGGAGAGGAGGAGCAGGAAACAATGACGACGAGCATGCCCAACGATAGGTTCAAGCGAGAGAGAAGAGAGCTGCTCAGTCGCTCAAATATTTATCACATATTGATGGACAAGTTTCAGAG GAGCGGCTTTGCGGGCGAGTCGTGTTTGCTGCGTCTCATCTGTGAGATCAATGCCGCTGAGCTAGGCGAAGGTAATGGCGTGCTGGGCAGCCTAATGCATGTGATCTTCAG TCCCAGCACATCGGAGCCGGAACAGCTGCCACTGCGTTTCTATCAGGCGGAACACGATGGTTGGCAGGATCATTGTCATTACTACGAGCACAATTGTGACAAGAGCTTGCTCCAACTGATTTCAGAACCCTTTGAGGAGATCTTCCGACGCATCGAGAGCAATGAAATGTATTCATAG
- the LOC117784929 gene encoding uncharacterized protein LOC117784929, whose product MNFNLQRRGNGTHSDLNDDGLSDFDDYYDEYEEHPSHHHKRKKPKPPKRKKPKPSHHNKPPKPPKKKHKQKNKPRPQTDDYKDFFEGYPRQDNDLSLARRRQQETLLSRTKFYELLSHRFEQHGFGSGEQCLLRLICEANSAELGNHNGVLGSLIHVMFSPSSSQYEALPQSYYTAELKGKQDDCTGYHRKCERSLLSLITRPLADYIGNKPEEI is encoded by the exons ATGAACTTTAACCTGCAGCGTAGGGGAAATGGAACGCACTCCGATCTGAATGACGATGGATTATCGGACTTTGATGATTACTATGATGAATACGAGGAGCACCCATCGCATCATCACAAGCGTAAGAAACCCAAGCCaccaaagagaaaaaaacctAAGCCCTCACACCACAATAAACCACCAAAACCACCGAAGAAGAAGCACAAGCAGAAAAACAAACCTAGACCACAAACAGATGATTACAAGGACTTCTTTGAGGGCTATCCGCGGCAGGACAATGACCTCTCCTTGGCTCGACGTCGTCAGCAGGAAACGTTGCTTTCAAGGACCAAGTTCTATGAGCTGCTTAGCCACAGATTCGAACA ACATGGCTTCGGCAGTGGCGAACAATGTTTGCTGCGTCTCATCTGCGAAGCAAACAGCGCCGAGTTGGGCAACCACAATGGAGTCCTGGGCAGCCTCATTCATGTGATGTTCAGTCCCAGCAGTTCCCAGTACGAGGCGTTGCCCCAAAGCTACTACACGGCCGAGTTGAAGGGAAAACAGGACGACTGTACAGGATATCATAGGAAATGTGAACGAAGTTTGCTCAGTTTAATAACACGCCCCTTGGCCGATTATATAGGAAATAAACCTGAAGAAATTTAA
- the LOC117782755 gene encoding uncharacterized protein LOC117782755, with protein MNWYFWIFLLSVPATFVVETALLYPTNSEYGIFMAISVPVSLPHRNVFLSYNYEFNYYQPEHVYKFPPILMGNDFADGYLTYPTFDNANGRQCDNCTVSTNSTATTTETKKTKTLETGRQKRELSLMTRKTFYAMLRDKLERSGYPPEACLLRLICETNDSTLGEINGLLGNIVHIIFTPSSSRDEQLPSVYYQAESDGLQQQCAAYNNDCPHNVLDLISAPVEQILKDIANRSRRK; from the exons ATGAATTGGTATTTTTGGATCTTTTTGCTTTCTGTTCCAGCCACTTTTGTGGTGGAGACAGCGCTGCTTTATCCCACAAATTCGGAATATGGT ATTTTTATGGCCATATCCGTGCCCGTTAGCCTGCCACATCGTAATGTTTTTCTTTCCTATAATTACGAGTTTAATTACTATCAGCCGGAGCACGTGTACAAATTTCCACCAATTTTG ATGGGAAATGACTTTGCTGATGGCTATCTAACGTATCCCACCTTTGATAATGCCAATGGCAGACAGTGTGACAACTGTACAGTGAGCACTAATAGTACAGCAACGACGACGGAGACAAAAAAGACAAAGACGTTGGAAACGGGACGTCAAAAGCGAGAACTATCGCTGATGACAAGAAAAACATTCTATGCCATGCTAAGGGATAAGCTAGAGAG ATCTGGTTACCCTCCTGAGGCTTGTCTGTTGCGATTGATTTGCGAAACAAATGATTCAACGCTGGGAGAGATCAATGGTCTGCTTGGCAACATTGTGCACATTATATTCAC GCCGAGCAGCTCCAGGGATGAGCAGCTGCCCTCTGTCTACTACCAAGCCGAGTCGGATGGACTGCAGCAACAATGTGCGGCATACAACAACGATTGTCCACATAATGTCTTGGACTTGATTTCAGCGCCTGTCGAACAGATTCTAAAAGACATTGCAAATAGATCTCGTAGAAAATAA
- the LOC117785099 gene encoding uncharacterized protein LOC117785099 isoform X2, producing the protein MRVRLLLTVFIVIPVSLSAAKCRAAPKSLQNVQVCCPLPLPNWGAYNSECGTSGVQPSCRLGCIFNVTSALQGKVLNPKKVRPMLERAYNIQDIIDAYDANFASCASLVHNKYQELTQISRQSDACDRHALFYSLCAYSKLMRNCPANAWQANNKQCRVARSYMKNCSWPALKMFMKST; encoded by the exons atgAGGGTCAGATTGTTGCTCACAGTATTTATAGTTATTCCAGTTTCTCTTAGCGCAGCCAAGTGCAGAGCAGCTCCAAAATCCTTGCAG AACGTTCAGGTCTGTTGTCCTTTACCGCTGCCCAATTGGGGCGCCTATAACAGTGAGTGTGGCACGTCTGGCGTTCAACCGAGC TGTCGCTTGGGTTGCATATTCAATGTCACATCGGCGTTGCAAGGCAAAGTCCTTAATCCCAAGAAGGTGCGACCCATGCTGGAACGAGCCTACAACATTCAGGATATCATCGATGCCTATGATGCCAACTTTGCCAGTTGTGCCTCCTTAGTGCACAACAAGTACCAGGAATTGACCCAAATAAGTCGTCAGAGCGATGCCTGCGATCGTCATGCGCTCTTCTATAGCCTTTGTGCTTACTCCAAGCTAATGCGAAATTGTCCTGCCAACGCCTGGCaggccaacaacaagcaaTGCCGCGTTGCGCGATCCTATATGAAAAACTGTTCCTGGCCAGCGCTAAAAATGTTCATGAAGAGCACATAG